A single region of the Oxyura jamaicensis isolate SHBP4307 breed ruddy duck chromosome 6, BPBGC_Ojam_1.0, whole genome shotgun sequence genome encodes:
- the LOC118168908 gene encoding lipase member M-like, giving the protein RCKMWLFIATLFLTQAAANSEDVIEHTKGANPETFMNISQMICYRGYPSEEYEVLTRDGYYVRLNRIPHGREKPRNGGPKLVVFLQHGLLGEGSNWVENLSNNSLGFILADSGYDVWLGNSRGTRWSQRHQHLSTDQVEFWDFSFHEMAMYDLPAMINFVLRKTGQKQIYYVGYSQGATIAFIAFSSMPELAQKIKMFFALAPAVIIKHAKSPVMKMSFLLDRQFKIFQLLLGQTDASLRMRKLWRFLPDLCRHPVLHKPCATLLFLLGGYNEKNLNMTRLDVYTAHYPDRTSVKNMIHWAQVMTSGDFKAFDYGSENQAIYHQETPPSYQLEKMPVPTAVWSGGEDWAADWRGVHLLLRRIIHVISYVHIADWNHWDFIWGLDAPGRLYSHILALMERSR; this is encoded by the exons AGGTGCAAGATGTGGTTGTTCATTGCAACCTTGTTTTTGACACAAGCAGCTGCAAACTCAGAAGATGTCATCGAGCACACAAAGGGTGCAAATCCTGAGACATTCATGAATATT agcCAAATGATCTGCTACAGAGGGTACCCCAGTGAGGAGTACGAAGTCCTGACTCGTGATGGTTACTATGTCAGACTAAACAGAATTCCTCATGGGAGAGAAAAGCCTAGAAATGGAG GCCCCAAACTAGTCGTGTTTCTTCAGCATGGGCTACTCGGTGAAGGCAGCAACTGGGTTGAAAATCTGTCTAACAACAGCCTTGGCTTCATACTAGCAGACTCTGGCTATGACGTCTGGCTGGGAAACAGTCGAGGAACACGCTGGTCCCAGAGACACCAGCATCTTTCCACTGATCAGGTTGAATTCTGGGATTTCAG TTTCCATGAAATGGCTATGTATGACCTCCCAGCAATGATCAACTTTGTTCTGCGGAAGACCGGCCAGAAGCAGATATATTACGTGGGCTACTCTCAGGGTGCCACTATTG catTCATAGCATTTTCATCCATGCCAGAACTGGctcagaaaatcaaaatgttttttgcccTGGCTCCTGCAGTGATAATTAAGCACGCCAAAAGTCCAGTTATGAAAATGTCATTCCTGCTTGACAGACAATTCAAGATATTTCAG CTCTTGCTTGGCCAAACGGATGCCTCACTGCGAATGAGGAAGCTCTGGAGATTTCTTCCTGACCTGTGCAGGCACCCAGTCTTGCACAAGCCCTGTGCCACCCTGTTGTTCCTGCTGGGAGGCTACAATGAGAAGAACCTCAACATG ACCCGTCTGGATGTATACACAGCCCACTATCCTGACAGGACATCAGTCAAAAACATGATACACTGGGCCCAG GTGATGACCTCAGGAGACTTCAAAGCCTTTGACTACGGCAGTGAAAACCAAGCCATATACCACCAG GAGACACCTCCCTCCTACCAGCTGGAGAAGATGCCCGTGCCCACTGCAGTGTGGTCAGGGGGTGAGGACTGGGCAGCTGACTGGAGGGGCGTGCACCTGCTGCTGCGCCGCATCATCCATGTCATTTCCTATGTGCACATCGCCGACTGGAACCACTGGGACTTCATCTGGGGCTTGGATGCCCCCGGGCGCCTCTACAGCCACATCCTGGCCCTGatggagaggtcccggtag
- the PAOX gene encoding peroxisomal N(1)-acetyl-spermine/spermidine oxidase, with translation MEGGSGRRVLVVGAGLAALGAAQRLQGFGAVRLLEAGSRAGGRIWSCPFASGLAELGAHWIHGPSEGNPVFRLASCYGLLGPGAAEEKNQRVEAGGHPLLPCVTYSSAGNVLSPELVSSTRALFAELLGSTQAFLHSKELPAASVGQYLRAELARLAPTWDENEDSKRLRLAILSTCLKLECCISGTHSMDLVALGSFGEYTSLPGLDCTFPGGYSSLPNRMLAALPGGTVLLNKPVKTIQWQGSFCEKGDVARIFPVRVECEDGDSFLADHVIITVPLGFLKEHHQDFFQPPLPKRKAEAIRRLGFGTNNKIFLEFEQPFWEPEQQLLEVVWEDESPLAEPSTDLEASWFKKLIGFVVLQPPEQLGHVLCGFIAGKEAEYMETLSDAEVLRTMTNIIRMLTGNPHLPAPRSMLRSQWHSAPYTRGSYSYVAVGSSGDDIDALAQPLPEDASDPRPLQLLFAGEATHRTFYSTTHGALLSGWREADRLNRLSRAADQQ, from the exons ATGGAGGGCGGCAGCGGGCGGcgggtgctggtggtgggcgCGGGGCTGGCGGCGCTGGGGGCGGCGCAGCGGCTGCAGGGCTTCGGCGCTGTCCGGCTGCTGGAGGCGGGGAGCCGCGCCGGGGGGCGCATCTGGAGCTGCCCCTTCG cctcgGGGCTGGCGGAGCTGGGCGCGCACTGGATCCACGGGCCCTCGGAGGGGAACCCCGTCTTTCGCCTGGCCTCCTGCTACGGCCTGCTGGGGCCCGGCGCTGCCGAGGAGAAGAACCAGCGGGTGGAGGCGGGGGGGCACCCGCTGCTGCCCTGTGTCACTTACAGCAGTGCGGGGAACGTGCTGAGCCCCGAGCTGGTGAGCAGCACCCGCGCCCTCTTCGCTGAGCTGCTGGGGTCGACCCAGGCCTTCCTCCATTCCaaggagctgcctgctgccagcgtGGGGCAGTACCTGCGGGCAGAGCTTGCCCGGCTGGCCCCTACCTGGGATGAGAATGAGGACAGCAAGCGGCTCCGGCTGGCCATCCTCAGCACCTGTCTCAAGCTGGAGTGCTGCATCAGCGGCACTCATAGCATGGACCTGGTGGCCCTGGGGTCCTTTGGGGAGTACACCTCACTGCCCGGCCTGGACTGCACCTTCCCAGG CGGCTATAGCAGCCTGCCCAACCGCATGCTCGCAGCTCTGCCTGGTGGCACCGTCCTGCTCAACAAGCCAGTGAAAACCATCCAGTGGCAGGGGTCCTTCTGTGAGAAGGGGGATGTGGCAAGGATCTTCCCCGTCCGGGTGGAGTGCGAGGACGGTGACTCCTTCCTTGCTGACCACGTCATCATCACCGTCCCGCTGG GTTTCCTCAAAGAACACCATCAGGACTTTTTCCAGCCCCCCCTGCCCAAGCGGAAAGCAGAGGCCATTCGCCGCCTGGGCTTCGGCACCAACAACAAGATCTTCTTGGAGTTTGAGCAGCCCTTCTGGGAGCCCGAGCAACAGCTCCTGGAAGTCGTGTGGGAGGACGAGTCGCCCCTtgcagagcccagcactgaCCTGGAGGCCAGCTGGTTCAAGAAGCTCATCGGCTTTGTGGTTCTCCAGCCACCAGAGCA gcttGGGCATGTTCTCTGTGGCTTCATTGCTGGGAAGGAGGCAGAGTACATGGAGACACTAAGCGATGCAGAGGTTCTCCGCACCATGACCAACATTATCCGCATGCTGACAG GGAACCCACACCTGCCTGCTCCCCGGAGCATGCTCCGGTCTCAGTGGCACAGTGCACCCTACACCCGGGGTTCCTACAGTTACGTGGCTGTTGGCAGCTCAGGGGATGACATCGATGCGCTGGCCCAGCCTCTGCCTGAGGATGCATCAGACCCCAGG CCGCTGCAGCTCCTCTTCGCCGGCGAGGCCACCCACCGCACCTTCTACTCCACCACGCACGGGGCGCTGCTGTCGGGCTGGCGGGAGGCCGACCGACTCAACCGGCTGTCGCGAGCCGCCGACCAGCAATAA